The Natrinema saccharevitans genome includes the window CGAATGGCGCGCACCCACACAATCCGATGACGAGATCAGTCGTGGGTGACCGGCACTCGCGTCCAGCGGTTGTGAACGGGACGGCGAAAGCCTACCACGGAACACCACCGATCGGACCGAACCGTCGCTCGAGACGGTCCCAGACGACGATCGTCGACGGCAGTATGACGATCGACGTGAGATAGGCATAGAGGACGCCCATCGCGAGTAGGAGGCCGAACTCCATGATCATCGGGATCAGCGCGAAGTAGAGGACACCGAGACCGCAGACGGTCGTGAGCATACTCCCGGTCAGGGCGCCCCCGGTACCGCGAACGGTCACCTGTAGTGCGTCGTGGACATCGGCACCGGACTCATATTCGTCGACGAACCGGTGCATGAAGTGAACCGTGTAGTCGACGCCGAGCCCGATCGAGACCGACAGGATCGGCGCATTGAACGGCGACAGCGGAATATCGAACAGCCGCATCGAACCCGCAAGCATCGCGACCGTCACGAGGACCGGGACGAGGTTGATCACGCCGTAGATCATCCGCCCCTCGAGCCACCGGTAGGAGAGCATCAGGAAGACGGCGGTGAGAACGAACGCGACGACCAGACTCCGCATCGCCGACTCGGTGATCCGGTCGATGACGGCCTGATTGACGACCATCGTTCCCGTCGCCGTCGCGTCCATGTTCATTCCGTCGGCGACCGTCCTCGCGGCCGCCGTCGCCTCGGCCTGATCGGCGTCGGGATCCACCTGATACTCGATGCGCGTGGCGCTTCGATCGCTGGTCACGTACTGCGGGCCCTCGTCGCCTTCGAGCAGTTCGTCGTAGACCCGGTCGACGTCCCGGTTCGGCAGTCCGTTCCCGTTCGAGTCGGTTCGCTTGACCGTCGCCGCGAACTCGGGATCGGTCTCAGCCCGTTGTTCCGTGACGCTCACGATGCTGGTCGCCTCCGCGCGCCGGTCGGTCTCCTTGAACGCATCCGGTGGGTCCTGTAGCGCGCGATCAACCTCACGGAAGGCAGTGTTCGATCTGACGTCCGGATCGTCGACGTAGACCGTCACCGACTCCACGAACCCCTGATCGAAGTCCTCCTCGAGGTAGTCGAGAACCGTCAGGAACGTGTACTCACCTGGCTGGAGCGGCCCCGGGAGCCGTTCGTACTGATCGAGTCGGTCTTCGTCCGGGAAGAACGCCTCCTGGGAGAACTCGGAGTCGACGCCCGTCCCGTAGCTGGCCGCAACGCCGCCAAAGAGGAGCGCAGTCACGAGGACGACGGCGGGGGCGACCTTCGCAAGCCTCGTTCCAACGGGGAGAACGCGACCGAGTACGGAGTCGTCGTTGCCGAGCGGGGTCGAGCCGAACGCCGGGAACCGAGTCCCGTCCCGGAGCCGGT containing:
- a CDS encoding efflux RND transporter permease subunit, which codes for MPDIDAFRDDDPGENEPSLTDRLETAITEHPLKVVLAFAVVTVLLASGIGGGGEQQAGTDQFTEGLEEQEAYEEMQADFESGARDEGNATASLFLEDGRNALSKPNLLRMLEFQERAENEDGLRVASTTSPASLVARQLDPSATTPETQYRAIERASPRQLEAAIADADETAGLPVSTDFTRESAAADVAQVAVTYDVPPNADTDDTAELQSRTVELANEIDGYESGDNVVVFGDAIIEEEMLQLLGDTSMVVFPAALVLILFFLLVAYRDPIDLGLGLVSLLLTMVWTFGFMGHAGIPFSDSLITVFPLLLAVGIDFGIHIINRYREERATGAAIGDAMGITTGQMSGAFIIVTLTTVIGFAANLTSSLSQLRDFGIVASVGITFTFLIFAVFLPAGKVGLDRLRDGTRFPAFGSTPLGNDDSVLGRVLPVGTRLAKVAPAVVLVTALLFGGVAASYGTGVDSEFSQEAFFPDEDRLDQYERLPGPLQPGEYTFLTVLDYLEEDFDQGFVESVTVYVDDPDVRSNTAFREVDRALQDPPDAFKETDRRAEATSIVSVTEQRAETDPEFAATVKRTDSNGNGLPNRDVDRVYDELLEGDEGPQYVTSDRSATRIEYQVDPDADQAEATAAARTVADGMNMDATATGTMVVNQAVIDRITESAMRSLVVAFVLTAVFLMLSYRWLEGRMIYGVINLVPVLVTVAMLAGSMRLFDIPLSPFNAPILSVSIGLGVDYTVHFMHRFVDEYESGADVHDALQVTVRGTGGALTGSMLTTVCGLGVLYFALIPMIMEFGLLLAMGVLYAYLTSIVILPSTIVVWDRLERRFGPIGGVPW